One window of the Crassaminicella thermophila genome contains the following:
- a CDS encoding exonuclease SbcCD subunit D, translating to MRILHTSDWHLGRIFHGVHLTNDQAYLLDKFIELVKDIKPDVILVSGDIFDRSVPPTEAINLLDDVVSKILIDYCVPIIMIAGNHDSPDRLGFGSRILKGRGLNISGKLITDIKPVVIYDDYGPVNFYTIPYVEVATVRETFDDKGINVHDEAMFKVINHIRGSMNTDSRNVLIAHAFVAGGEESESERPLSVGGSSVVNASYFKSFDYVALGHLHRAQRVGAENIRYSGSLMKYSFSEVNHKKGICFIEMDEKGNVLIENIELKPKKDLRCIEGYLDEILKGPKNGENKDDYICVTLKDEGAILDAMGKLRKVYPNVVHIERPQFTINNDCVGADKDFKKMSEIDLFASFYKQVTQSTFTDEYKTVFKNILDQYYSVMRGE from the coding sequence ATGAGGATACTTCATACTTCGGACTGGCATTTAGGAAGAATTTTTCATGGAGTGCATCTAACCAATGATCAAGCCTATTTATTAGATAAGTTTATAGAATTGGTAAAGGATATTAAACCAGATGTTATTTTGGTTTCAGGAGATATATTTGATAGATCTGTACCTCCTACTGAAGCTATAAATCTTTTAGATGATGTTGTATCTAAGATTTTGATAGATTATTGTGTTCCTATTATTATGATTGCAGGAAATCATGATAGTCCTGACCGACTTGGATTCGGATCAAGAATTCTTAAGGGAAGAGGATTAAATATTTCAGGAAAGCTAATTACAGATATAAAGCCTGTTGTGATTTATGATGATTATGGACCTGTAAACTTTTATACCATTCCTTATGTTGAAGTAGCTACTGTAAGGGAAACTTTTGATGATAAAGGGATTAATGTTCATGATGAAGCCATGTTTAAAGTGATTAATCACATAAGAGGAAGTATGAATACAGACAGCCGAAATGTATTAATAGCTCATGCATTTGTTGCAGGGGGAGAAGAAAGCGAATCAGAACGTCCCCTTTCTGTAGGAGGATCAAGTGTTGTGAATGCTTCTTATTTTAAGTCTTTTGATTATGTAGCTTTAGGACATTTACACAGGGCCCAAAGGGTAGGAGCAGAAAATATAAGGTATTCAGGATCTTTAATGAAATATTCTTTCTCAGAAGTAAATCATAAAAAAGGAATTTGTTTTATTGAAATGGATGAAAAAGGGAATGTGTTAATTGAAAATATAGAATTAAAGCCTAAAAAAGATTTAAGATGTATAGAAGGATATTTAGATGAAATTTTAAAGGGTCCTAAAAATGGTGAAAACAAAGATGATTATATTTGTGTAACATTAAAGGATGAAGGAGCTATTTTGGATGCTATGGGAAAATTAAGAAAGGTTTATCCAAATGTAGTGCATATAGAAAGACCTCAATTTACAATCAATAATGATTGTGTAGGGGCAGATAAGGACTTTAAAAAAATGAGTGAAATAGATTTGTTTGCTTCCTTTTACAAACAGGTAACACAAAGTACTTTTACAGATGAATACAAAACTGTATTTAAGAATATTTTAGATCAATATTATAGCGTTATGAGGGGGGAATAA
- the addA gene encoding helicase-exonuclease AddAB subunit AddA, whose translation MVMWTTDQKSAIDSRGSNLLVAAAAGSGKTAVLVERIIQMIIKDKIDIDRLLIVTFTNAAAGEMRERIGAAILEELEKKDENEEHLRRQMNLLNRASISTLHSFCIDVVKKYFHLIDIDPNFRIGDATETSIMKIEVIQELFEREYEKEEEGFIGLVERFGGNKEDTPLQELVLKLYEFIQSKPYPKKWLKDRVEDFCLDMDGFEKTKWYETIVKQIEISLAGAKEAFLAAKDLCLRPNGVAAYTEAILEDIRIIDELETSLKAGLTSFYYALENVSHKRLGRTKDVDEILKEEIKGLREQGKDIIKSIKEDILVKSPKDYIKDLNELYPYMKYLYNLVIDFESLYHEKKVEKGIVDFNDLEHYALAILENEQVGKEYQKRFEYIFVDEYQDSNIVQETILGFIKKEDNLFMVGDVKQSIYRFRLADPSLFIEKYETFKNDSNAINRRIDLSKNFRSREEVIDGVNFIFKNIMTKELGEIDYDESAYLYKGAENEPMDDLAIELNLIEKNAQEEMEEEFEEIEDMEVEARITAKRIKALLDNEIYDSKLKEYRNITYKDIVILLRTTKNWAQTFLEVFIEEGIPAYADVNTGYFEAIEVNIFMNLLKIIDNKRQDIPLLSVMRSPIGGFDTEELIKIRVQSSKKTYFEAIEEYIEQIDDPLALKCKNFLEKINKWKDSSRYIHLDDFIWNLLKETGYYDYAGAMPGGIQRQGNLRVLVDRARQFQNTSIKGLFNFIKFIDKLKDSSGDMGTAKTLGENDDVVRIMSIHKSKGLEFPVVIVAGMGKQFNLMDINSQVLFHKDLGIGPRYVDPNIRQYTDTIAKIAMKNKIKIESLSEEMRILYVALTRAKDKLILIGSIKDIEKSAKKWTKGMTPFYLSKGRCYLDWIGPVLMRHKDGENLREWANVLWNEDMLMKDNSKWNIKRIHKTDIQKEEIEKKINKLSYLKFLRDFDEKAIKKDYAFVAKRLDWSYPNKVATKIPSKLSVTDIKRISAKELDSMGMNIPSLIQKPNFMNENKQFAAAEKGTIIHFVMQHLDLNNIESKEAIKEQIEKMVEAELLKIEEADVVDISKILTFFESNIGKRICKAKNVFREVPFNFVKKACEVIPNLYDCEESLLIQGVIDCYFEQEDGLVLVDYKTDYIGFGRKEEIVKKYRIQVDLYKEALEKITNKKVKESYLYLFHLDEEVKL comes from the coding sequence ATGGTTATGTGGACTACAGATCAAAAAAGTGCTATTGATTCAAGAGGCAGCAATCTTTTGGTTGCAGCAGCAGCAGGATCAGGAAAAACAGCTGTATTAGTTGAGAGAATAATACAAATGATTATAAAAGATAAGATTGATATAGACAGATTGTTAATTGTAACTTTTACTAATGCTGCAGCAGGAGAAATGAGAGAAAGAATAGGAGCAGCTATTTTAGAGGAATTGGAAAAGAAAGATGAAAATGAAGAACACTTAAGAAGACAAATGAACCTGCTTAATAGAGCTTCTATTAGTACATTGCATTCATTTTGCATAGATGTAGTGAAAAAATATTTTCATTTGATTGATATAGATCCTAATTTTCGTATTGGAGATGCAACAGAGACTAGCATTATGAAGATTGAGGTTATACAAGAATTATTTGAAAGGGAATATGAAAAAGAAGAAGAAGGATTTATAGGATTAGTAGAACGATTTGGAGGAAATAAAGAGGATACTCCTCTACAGGAATTGGTATTAAAGTTATATGAATTTATTCAAAGTAAACCATATCCTAAAAAATGGCTTAAAGATAGAGTTGAAGATTTTTGTTTAGATATGGATGGATTTGAGAAAACAAAATGGTATGAAACAATAGTTAAGCAGATTGAAATTTCATTAGCAGGGGCAAAAGAAGCATTTCTTGCAGCAAAGGATTTATGTTTAAGACCTAATGGAGTAGCAGCTTACACTGAAGCAATCCTTGAAGACATACGAATAATAGATGAGTTAGAGACTTCTTTAAAAGCGGGATTAACTAGTTTTTATTATGCATTAGAAAATGTATCGCATAAAAGATTAGGACGCACAAAAGATGTGGATGAAATATTAAAAGAAGAGATAAAGGGGTTAAGAGAACAGGGGAAAGATATTATAAAAAGTATAAAAGAAGATATTCTAGTTAAGAGTCCAAAAGATTATATAAAGGATTTGAATGAATTATATCCATATATGAAATATTTATATAATTTGGTTATAGATTTTGAAAGCTTATACCATGAGAAAAAGGTTGAGAAGGGAATTGTAGACTTCAATGATTTAGAGCATTACGCTTTAGCTATTTTAGAAAATGAACAAGTAGGAAAAGAATATCAAAAAAGGTTTGAATATATATTTGTAGATGAGTATCAAGATAGTAATATTGTACAAGAAACCATATTAGGTTTTATTAAAAAAGAGGACAACTTATTTATGGTAGGAGATGTAAAACAAAGTATTTATAGATTTAGATTGGCAGATCCTTCCTTATTCATAGAAAAATATGAAACATTTAAGAATGATTCAAATGCTATAAATAGAAGAATTGATTTAAGTAAAAACTTCAGAAGTAGAGAAGAAGTTATCGATGGGGTAAATTTTATTTTCAAAAATATTATGACTAAAGAACTTGGTGAGATTGATTATGATGAAAGTGCATACCTATACAAGGGAGCAGAAAATGAACCGATGGATGATTTAGCTATTGAACTAAATTTAATAGAAAAAAATGCACAAGAAGAGATGGAAGAAGAATTTGAAGAAATAGAAGATATGGAAGTAGAGGCAAGAATTACTGCAAAACGAATAAAGGCTTTACTAGATAATGAAATCTATGATAGCAAGCTTAAGGAATATAGAAATATTACCTATAAGGATATAGTAATACTTCTTAGAACTACAAAAAACTGGGCACAAACCTTCTTAGAAGTTTTCATAGAAGAAGGAATTCCTGCTTATGCAGATGTCAATACAGGTTACTTTGAAGCAATTGAAGTAAATATATTTATGAATCTATTAAAGATTATAGATAACAAAAGACAAGATATACCTCTTCTTAGTGTAATGCGTTCTCCAATAGGAGGCTTTGATACTGAAGAACTTATTAAAATTCGCGTTCAAAGCAGTAAAAAAACTTATTTTGAAGCTATAGAAGAATATATAGAGCAAATAGATGATCCATTAGCATTAAAATGCAAGAATTTTTTAGAGAAAATAAATAAGTGGAAAGATAGTTCTCGATACATTCATTTGGATGATTTTATTTGGAATCTTTTAAAAGAAACAGGTTATTATGATTATGCAGGAGCTATGCCTGGAGGTATTCAAAGACAAGGAAATTTAAGAGTTTTAGTTGATCGAGCAAGACAATTCCAAAATACATCTATAAAAGGATTGTTTAATTTTATTAAATTTATTGACAAGTTAAAAGATAGCAGTGGAGATATGGGAACGGCTAAAACATTAGGAGAAAATGATGATGTTGTTAGAATAATGAGTATTCATAAAAGTAAGGGGTTAGAGTTTCCTGTAGTGATTGTAGCGGGTATGGGAAAGCAGTTTAATCTGATGGATATTAATTCACAAGTGTTATTTCATAAGGATTTAGGAATTGGACCTAGATATGTAGACCCAAATATTCGACAGTATACAGATACAATTGCAAAAATAGCTATGAAAAATAAAATAAAAATTGAAAGCTTATCTGAAGAAATGCGGATTCTATACGTTGCATTAACAAGGGCAAAGGATAAGTTGATTCTTATAGGAAGTATTAAAGATATAGAAAAATCAGCAAAAAAATGGACAAAGGGTATGACTCCTTTTTATCTTTCGAAGGGTAGATGTTATCTTGATTGGATAGGACCTGTTTTAATGAGGCATAAGGATGGAGAAAATTTGAGAGAATGGGCTAATGTCCTTTGGAATGAAGATATGCTTATGAAAGATAATTCAAAGTGGAACATAAAAAGAATTCATAAAACAGATATTCAAAAGGAAGAAATAGAAAAAAAGATAAATAAATTATCTTATTTAAAGTTTTTAAGGGATTTTGATGAAAAAGCAATAAAAAAAGATTATGCTTTTGTAGCAAAGAGGCTTGACTGGAGTTATCCAAATAAAGTTGCAACAAAGATTCCTTCAAAACTATCTGTAACAGATATTAAAAGAATATCAGCAAAGGAATTAGACAGTATGGGGATGAATATTCCTTCTCTTATTCAAAAGCCTAATTTTATGAATGAAAATAAACAGTTTGCAGCAGCAGAAAAGGGAACTATTATCCATTTTGTAATGCAGCATCTAGATTTAAATAATATAGAGAGCAAAGAAGCAATTAAAGAACAAATTGAAAAAATGGTAGAAGCTGAATTATTAAAGATTGAAGAAGCAGATGTGGTTGATATTTCAAAAATACTTACATTTTTTGAAAGCAATATTGGAAAGCGAATATGCAAGGCTAAAAATGTTTTTAGAGAAGTACCTTTTAACTTTGTAAAAAAAGCTTGTGAGGTAATACCTAATTTATATGATTGTGAGGAAAGCCTTTTGATTCAAGGGGTTATAGACTGCTATTTTGAGCAAGAGGATGGACTTGTATTAGTGGATTATAAAACAGATTATATTGGCTTTGGAAGAAAAGAAGAAATTGTTAAGAAATATCGAATTCAAGTTGATTTATACAAAGAAGCTTTAGAAAAAATAACAAATAAGAAAGTAAAAGAGAGTTATCTTTACTTATTCCATTTAGATGAAGAGGTGAAACTATGA
- a CDS encoding AAA family ATPase, with product MRPLKLFISAFGPYVKEEIDFTELKDKSIFLIHGPTGSGKTTILDAMCFALYGDTSGNERNSKNMRSHHAQIDQITEVTFDFEIKGYRYRVNRKPEQIRLKKSGKGTTIQNPEATLWKLNEEEVLLQTGWKNVTDTVENLIGFKSSQFRQVIMLPQGEFRKLLLADSVERQDILEKLFSTEIYRRIEEILKKSAKEIKETIKDLEKQKQWLLKKAECETIKDLEEEIKISQEKLINMQEILKEKAEKVKYVQEAFIKGKEGNEKLKEKELAQKELEILKDKILYIQQKREMLNKAVQAATLEETEKSTRLRSKDQKKCKKDLEEADKKLNEAIENYKESEIKLEEENEKEEDREKLKKQLLLIESYYDKVNALENSKKKLEQLKIELHKEELEKEKVIRKLKKLEALLEKQSIITEEAKEYSLKLAGFKVEYEGLQKTYNKRKELDKLNNIYEEIKKKYDYSLEEYKKAEKLYSKIKKEFFALQEVYQRGQAAILASNLDENMPCPVCGSLDHPSLAKKEDWMPTEEEIKEKQLSVEKLEKQKDKMKDVVNKKELEKEKVENRIKTIQEELGENAYIKIQILKDKLQDKQKIFEEALEKSKKLEFYQVQLEKLKEEEKENKEILERIEEALKNKIEAYQKHEGALKEQEEAIPENIRNIELLKIAQKQAKEQLDKLIKSFEKAKDDFDKATKELTVAKTSKENAKKALEEAYTKYIQERNAFIKKLSEAGFLSYTDYEKAKKDENLRKQLEQEIKEFEGNLHAAKDRLNRAKKASEGIVMVDIVKLEKTLKNVEKEKVEALKIENTLLEKIKYNKSLLKDLVKLDNLIDEKEKEYSVVGKLSEVSNGVNPYGLTFQRFVLSTLLDDITIAATERLKLMSKGRYHLRRTMDRARKNAAGGLELEVFDTYTGMQRPVSTLSGGETFLASLSLALGLSDVVQAYSGGISLDTIFVDEGFGTLDPEALDFAMKTLIDLQKGGRLVGIISHVPELKERIDARLEVIQVEKGSVAKFKIS from the coding sequence ATGAGACCTCTTAAACTTTTTATTAGTGCTTTTGGACCTTATGTGAAAGAAGAGATAGATTTTACTGAATTAAAAGATAAAAGCATATTTTTGATCCATGGACCAACTGGATCTGGTAAAACTACTATTTTAGATGCTATGTGCTTTGCTCTTTATGGAGATACGAGCGGGAATGAGAGAAATAGTAAAAATATGAGAAGTCATCATGCACAGATTGATCAGATTACAGAAGTAACATTTGATTTTGAAATAAAGGGTTATAGATACAGAGTTAATCGAAAACCAGAGCAGATAAGGCTTAAAAAATCTGGAAAAGGTACAACAATTCAAAATCCTGAAGCTACCCTATGGAAACTTAATGAAGAAGAAGTTTTACTTCAAACTGGATGGAAGAATGTAACGGATACAGTAGAAAATTTGATAGGCTTTAAAAGCAGTCAGTTTCGTCAAGTAATAATGCTACCACAGGGGGAGTTTCGAAAACTATTATTAGCTGATTCAGTAGAAAGACAAGATATTTTAGAGAAATTATTTAGTACAGAGATTTATAGGAGAATAGAAGAAATATTGAAAAAATCAGCAAAAGAAATAAAAGAGACAATAAAAGACTTAGAAAAACAAAAACAATGGCTTTTAAAAAAGGCAGAATGTGAGACAATAAAGGATTTAGAAGAGGAAATTAAAATTTCTCAAGAAAAGCTAATAAATATGCAGGAAATATTAAAAGAAAAAGCAGAGAAAGTAAAATATGTTCAGGAAGCTTTTATAAAAGGAAAAGAAGGAAATGAAAAATTAAAAGAAAAAGAATTAGCTCAAAAGGAATTAGAAATACTAAAAGATAAAATTTTGTATATACAGCAAAAAAGAGAAATGTTAAATAAAGCAGTACAGGCTGCTACTCTTGAAGAGACGGAAAAATCTACAAGATTAAGAAGTAAGGATCAAAAAAAATGCAAAAAAGATTTGGAAGAAGCTGATAAAAAATTAAATGAAGCAATTGAAAATTATAAGGAATCAGAAATAAAATTAGAAGAGGAAAATGAAAAGGAAGAAGATAGGGAAAAACTTAAAAAGCAGCTTTTACTTATTGAAAGCTATTATGATAAAGTAAATGCCTTAGAGAATTCGAAAAAAAAACTAGAACAGTTAAAAATAGAGCTACATAAAGAGGAGCTTGAAAAAGAGAAAGTGATAAGAAAATTAAAAAAACTTGAAGCTTTGCTAGAAAAACAGAGTATTATTACAGAAGAAGCGAAGGAGTATAGCTTAAAGTTAGCAGGATTTAAAGTAGAATATGAAGGATTACAAAAAACTTATAATAAAAGAAAAGAGCTTGATAAGCTAAATAATATATATGAGGAAATAAAGAAAAAATATGATTATTCATTAGAAGAATACAAAAAAGCAGAAAAGTTGTATAGCAAGATAAAAAAAGAATTTTTTGCTTTGCAGGAAGTATACCAAAGAGGTCAAGCAGCTATACTTGCAAGTAATCTTGATGAAAATATGCCTTGTCCAGTATGTGGCTCATTAGATCATCCAAGCTTAGCTAAAAAAGAGGATTGGATGCCAACAGAAGAAGAAATAAAGGAAAAACAATTATCTGTTGAAAAGTTAGAAAAACAAAAAGATAAAATGAAAGATGTGGTAAATAAAAAGGAGCTTGAAAAAGAAAAAGTAGAAAATAGGATAAAAACTATTCAGGAGGAACTAGGGGAAAATGCTTATATAAAGATACAGATATTAAAAGATAAATTACAAGATAAGCAAAAAATATTTGAAGAGGCTCTTGAAAAATCGAAAAAATTAGAGTTTTATCAAGTTCAGTTAGAGAAGCTGAAGGAAGAAGAAAAGGAAAATAAGGAGATTTTAGAAAGGATAGAAGAAGCTTTAAAAAATAAAATTGAAGCTTATCAAAAGCATGAGGGAGCTTTAAAGGAGCAGGAAGAAGCTATTCCTGAAAATATTCGGAATATAGAATTGTTAAAAATAGCACAAAAACAAGCAAAAGAACAATTGGATAAATTGATAAAAAGCTTTGAAAAAGCCAAGGATGACTTTGATAAAGCAACAAAGGAATTAACTGTTGCAAAAACGTCAAAAGAAAATGCAAAGAAGGCTTTAGAGGAAGCATATACAAAGTATATACAGGAGAGAAATGCTTTTATAAAGAAGTTAAGTGAAGCAGGATTTTTAAGCTATACGGATTATGAAAAGGCAAAAAAGGATGAAAATTTAAGGAAGCAGTTAGAGCAGGAGATAAAGGAATTTGAAGGAAATTTACATGCTGCAAAAGATCGCCTAAATCGTGCAAAGAAAGCTTCAGAAGGAATTGTAATGGTAGATATAGTTAAGCTTGAGAAAACTTTAAAAAATGTAGAAAAGGAAAAGGTTGAAGCTTTAAAAATAGAAAATACTCTACTTGAGAAAATAAAATATAATAAGAGCTTGTTGAAGGATTTAGTAAAATTAGATAATTTGATTGATGAGAAAGAAAAGGAATATTCTGTTGTTGGAAAACTATCAGAGGTAAGCAATGGTGTAAATCCTTATGGGCTTACATTCCAAAGATTTGTTTTAAGTACGTTATTAGATGATATTACTATTGCTGCAACAGAAAGATTAAAATTGATGAGTAAGGGAAGATATCATCTAAGAAGAACAATGGATCGAGCACGAAAAAATGCAGCAGGAGGATTAGAACTAGAGGTGTTTGATACTTATACAGGAATGCAAAGACCTGTAAGCACCCTATCTGGTGGAGAAACTTTTCTTGCTTCATTATCTTTAGCTTTAGGGTTATCAGATGTTGTGCAAGCTTATTCAGGTGGAATTAGTCTAGATACCATTTTTGTAGATGAAGGGTTTGGAACACTAGATCCTGAAGCATTAGATTTTGCTATGAAGACACTCATTGATCTGCAAAAAGGGGGAAGGCTTGTAGGAATTATTTCTCATGTGCCAGAGCTAAAAGAAAGAATAGATGCGAGACTTGAAGTTATTCAGGTAGAAAAAGGAAGTGTGGCAAAGTTTAAAATATCTTAG
- a CDS encoding HD-GYP domain-containing protein, with protein sequence MRLIPIGSAKEGMYLAQTLNDKNNRVLLQKGVKLNQNLIGKIKENGIYSIYINDEYSDNEIEDVISPKLRNEAIKTIKDTFDGLDKYFKQRENAIKVKQLEQEGEKNIQSLNNISKEFVDEILMNNNIVVNLVDIKSIDSYTYQHSVNVAVLSLILGIEMGLNRNELHDLCIGAMLHDIGKAFIPKEILLKKAPLTEEELDIEKDHTKKGYEYLKEKYEIKATTKVIALQHHERVDGSGFPYGYKGDKINKLARIVAIADTYDYLTSDTANKKAVPPNEAIELIMGSAGRYFDFKMVEVFAKKIMPYPEGSLVQLSNGEIGVVQEIQPDFPLRPKVKIVRQNAVSVEMKMIDLMKETNVVIKGILYEIPNACVPRKMGEGNSFKNTIR encoded by the coding sequence ATGAGACTTATACCAATTGGTAGTGCAAAAGAAGGAATGTATTTAGCACAAACCCTAAATGATAAAAATAATAGAGTTTTATTGCAAAAAGGAGTAAAATTAAATCAAAATCTTATAGGGAAGATAAAAGAAAATGGAATATACAGTATATACATAAATGATGAATATAGTGATAACGAGATTGAAGATGTTATTAGCCCAAAACTGAGAAATGAGGCGATAAAGACTATTAAAGATACCTTTGATGGTTTGGATAAATATTTTAAGCAGAGGGAAAATGCGATAAAGGTAAAACAATTGGAGCAAGAGGGAGAAAAAAATATTCAATCGTTAAATAATATATCTAAAGAGTTTGTAGATGAGATTTTAATGAACAATAATATAGTAGTGAATTTGGTTGATATAAAAAGTATCGATTCTTATACTTATCAACATTCTGTAAATGTTGCTGTATTGTCTTTAATTTTAGGAATAGAAATGGGACTAAATAGAAATGAGTTACATGATTTATGTATTGGGGCAATGCTTCATGATATAGGAAAAGCATTCATTCCTAAAGAGATTCTTTTAAAGAAAGCTCCTTTAACAGAGGAAGAATTGGATATTGAAAAGGATCATACAAAGAAAGGGTATGAATACTTAAAAGAGAAATATGAAATAAAGGCTACAACAAAAGTGATTGCTCTTCAGCATCATGAAAGGGTGGATGGATCAGGATTTCCTTATGGATATAAAGGAGATAAAATTAATAAATTGGCTAGAATTGTTGCAATTGCAGATACTTACGATTATTTAACATCTGATACGGCCAATAAAAAAGCGGTACCTCCAAATGAGGCTATAGAACTTATTATGGGTAGTGCAGGAAGATACTTTGATTTTAAAATGGTAGAAGTTTTTGCAAAAAAAATTATGCCTTATCCAGAAGGAAGTTTGGTTCAATTAAGTAATGGAGAAATTGGTGTAGTGCAAGAAATACAACCAGATTTTCCATTAAGACCGAAAGTGAAAATAGTTCGTCAAAATGCAGTAAGTGTAGAAATGAAGATGATTGATTTAATGAAAGAAACTAACGTTGTAATTAAGGGAATACTTTATGAAATTCCGAATGCATGTGTCCCGCGTAAAATGGGGGAAGGAAATTCTTTTAAAAATACAATCAGATAG
- the queG gene encoding tRNA epoxyqueuosine(34) reductase QueG: MKECLKGFCKKLNIERVGIAPIGPYKELEKILKDRIDKGYITGMEEEDIKKRINPKETMPDVASIIVCLFPYFTGYFDSNISKYTYSIDYHRIIKEKLDKIGEFLKERIENFSYKAFVDTGPLVDRYLAYLAGLGYFGINNNLINDKYGSYVFIGYILNNYKFEVDKPLNKTCKKCGECIKKCPGGAILGDFQMNPRRCLSFITQKKEELTQEERDILKKNKMVFGCDICQDVCPHNQNIEHTNMEEFRKNLIYILDEKEVLDMSNKAFKRKYGDRAFSWRGRKIILRNFEVLREIKN; this comes from the coding sequence GTGAAGGAATGCTTAAAGGGATTTTGCAAAAAATTAAATATTGAACGTGTAGGAATTGCACCTATTGGTCCTTATAAAGAACTAGAAAAGATATTAAAGGATAGGATTGATAAAGGTTATATTACAGGGATGGAGGAAGAAGATATAAAAAAGAGAATTAATCCAAAGGAGACAATGCCGGATGTAGCTTCTATTATTGTTTGTTTATTTCCTTATTTTACAGGGTACTTTGATTCGAATATTTCTAAATATACTTATTCAATAGATTATCATAGGATTATTAAAGAAAAGCTAGATAAAATAGGAGAATTTCTTAAAGAGAGGATAGAAAACTTTTCTTATAAAGCTTTTGTAGATACAGGTCCATTAGTAGATAGATATTTAGCTTATTTAGCAGGGCTAGGATATTTTGGAATAAACAATAACTTAATAAATGATAAGTATGGATCTTATGTATTTATTGGTTACATTCTAAACAACTATAAATTTGAAGTAGACAAGCCCTTGAATAAAACCTGTAAAAAATGCGGTGAATGTATAAAAAAATGTCCAGGAGGTGCTATACTTGGAGATTTCCAAATGAATCCAAGAAGGTGCCTATCTTTTATAACTCAGAAAAAAGAAGAGCTAACGCAAGAAGAAAGAGATATTTTAAAGAAAAATAAAATGGTATTTGGTTGTGACATTTGCCAAGATGTATGTCCTCATAATCAAAATATTGAACATACAAATATGGAGGAGTTTAGGAAGAATTTGATTTATATTCTTGATGAAAAAGAAGTTTTAGACATGTCTAATAAGGCTTTTAAAAGAAAATATGGTGATAGAGCCTTTAGCTGGAGAGGGAGAAAAATTATATTAAGAAATTTTGAGGTTTTAAGGGAAATAAAAAACTAG